A part of Chanos chanos chromosome 9, fChaCha1.1, whole genome shotgun sequence genomic DNA contains:
- the LOC115821841 gene encoding LOW QUALITY PROTEIN: carcinoembryonic antigen-related cell adhesion molecule 6-like (The sequence of the model RefSeq protein was modified relative to this genomic sequence to represent the inferred CDS: inserted 2 bases in 1 codon): protein MEPTAVSSLIIVLLTGLCQGQDGLLSPGPVNGAVGDKVLFTTTITPSSTPFLTVTWTFNDVTNNVVTSNPTGNTTGPAYRDRVSVNIYTGTLELRDLTLDDSGTYQLVGVTTDGVLKQDQTALDVFERVSSVTVSVNDTDLVEFNSSVTLTCSASGSSPSFRWLTDSSEVTAGGCVQLSDGNRTLTISXVNGSDRGPHTCEVFNPVSKQTIYSSGSDLTLTGSAESRPNTQFQWALDGVLLDREGSELKLDNIQTSQSGSYTCWAHNTRTQRYSTSGPINITALDRVSGVSLTGPAEPLIEDQSSANLTCEGTGSIMTTEWMKDGQPLSPSNNIIFSDDLRSVSISPVRRSDSGEYQCRLSNPVSSDTATYTMTIYNGPENVAISGQNEVEVGSKVTLTCSAESTPPASFIWMLNGRETGETTASYSIQRINSTHSGNYTCTAWNNVTSLNTTEGL, encoded by the exons ATGGAGCCCACTGCAGTGTCCTCCCTGATCATAGTCCTGCTAACAG GACTGTGTCAGGGTCAGGATGGGCtgttgtctcctggacctgtgaATGGAGCAGTGGGAGACAAAGTTCTgttcaccaccaccatcactccATCATCAACACCATTCCTGACAGTGACCTGGACTTTTAATGATGTCACTAATAACGTTGTCACATCAAACCCCACTGGGAACACTACAGGACCTgcctacagagacagagtcagtgtgaaCATTTACACTGGAACTCTGGAACTCAGAGATTTAACTCTGGATGATTCTGGAACTTACCAGCTGGTTGGAGTAACTACTGATGGAGTATTAAAACAAGACCAGACTGCACTGGATGTGTTTG AGCGAGTCTCTAGTGTAACTGTATCAGTCAATGACACAGACCTGGTGGAGTTCAAcagctctgtcactctcacatgcTCCGCCTCTGGCTCCTCCCCCTCATTCCGCTGGCTGACTGACAGCTCTGAGGTCACGGCCGGTGGGTGTGTCCAGCTCAGTGACGGAAACCGAACTCTCACCATTTC AGTGAACGGATCTGACAGGGGACCTCACACATGTGAAGTGTTTAACCCTGTCAGTAAACAGACGA TCTACAGTTCAGGTTCTGACCTCACACTCACCGGCTCAGCTGAGTCCAGACCCAATACCCAGTTTCAGTGGGCGCTGGATGGAGTTTTGCTGGACAGAGAGGGTTCAGAACTCAAACTGGACAACATTCAGACCAGTCAGAGTGGCAGCTACACCTGCTGGGCCCATAACACCAGAACCCAGAGATACAGCACATCTGGTCCCATTAACATCACTGCACTGG acagagtatctggagtttccctcactggtccagCAGAGCCCCTAATAGAAGATCAAAGTTCTGCTAatttaacctgtgagggaactggctcCATCATGACCACAGAgtggatgaaggatggtcaacctctgtctcctagcaacaacatcatcttctctgatgatctgagatcagtgtccatcagtccagtgaggagatcagacagtggagaataccagtgtagactcagtaaccctgtcagctctgacactgcaacctacacaatgactATCTACA atggaccAGAGAATGTAGCCATCAGTGGACagaatgaggtggaggtggggtcaaaggtgactcTGACATGCTCTGCTGAATCCACACCTCCTGCCTCCTTCATCTGGATGctgaatggaagagaaacaggagaaactacAGCCTCATATTCCATACAGAGGATTAactccacacacagtgggaattacacctgcacagcctggaacaatgtcacctcactcaacacaaca GAGGGATTGTAG